The Coraliomargarita parva region AGAAAGAAGAATTAGAATACATCGGGAATAGCACCTCTGAAAAGGAAGGCATGGTCTCTTTAGGCTTTTATCAAGGTTACTGGCTATACACTGACTTGGACCTTAAAGAACAAGGCATTGAGGTCTTCTCGCTTCTGAGAGAAAGCGACCTAAAACCTGACGCTTACCTTGACGCCTTCTTTGACACTGGCACCGAGCATCAACAAGGAAAGAAGACTGAACCAGTCGACGCAGACAACCCATTTAACCCGCCCGAAAATTCTAAAAAGCAACTGGACGACTGAGCCCTTAGGCTGGTTGTCTGGTCTCGACGTTAGCTAAGAATATGATAAAGAAACTAAAATCACTTCCAAAGCCTTTGCAGATAGTTGCGTGGCTCAACATCGTCTTAGCTCTCTGGACAGCAGTTGAGACTCTGGCCTACTCAACCAGCA contains the following coding sequences:
- a CDS encoding DUF4288 domain-containing protein translates to MATYTVRSVLEWTSRGGREKKHVYEERLTMWNADSLDEALELAEKEELEYIGNSTSEKEGMVSLGFYQGYWLYTDLDLKEQGIEVFSLLRESDLKPDAYLDAFFDTGTEHQQGKKTEPVDADNPFNPPENSKKQLDD